ACGGAGGGGTAGGCTTAGGAAAAACACATCTTCTGCATTCGATCGGAAATTACGTGGCCCAGAACGGAGAACTCCGAATCGCGTATGTCACCACGGAACAATTTACGAATGAAGTGATCAACTCCATACGCTACGACAAAATGATTGAACTCCGGCGTCGGTATCGTAACGTTGATATGTTGCTGATCGACGATATCCAGTTTTTGGCAGGAAAGGAGCGGACACAGGAAGAATTTTTTCATACGTTTAACTCTCTCTACGAGGCTCGGAAACAGATCGTGCTTTCCAGTGATCGTTTTCCTAAAGAGATGCCGTCGATGGAAGAACGTCTGCGGTCGCGGTTTGAATGGGGGTTGATCGCGGACCTGCAACAGCCGGACGTCGAAACGCGCATAGCCATCCTCAGAAAAAAATCTGAAGAAGAAGGTGTGGGGATATCAGAAGAAGTCATTCAATTGTTGGCCGCGAATCTCAAGAGCAACATCCGAGAAATTGAAGGGGCACTCATTCGTCTGGGTGCGTATGCATCACTGACCGGCCAAGTCATTACGGTCGAGATGACGAAGAATGTCCTGCGTGACTTGTTAGGGGGAAAGCGGAATGTGATCACGATCGAAGACATTCAGGAGGCCGTCGCAAACCGGTTTCATGTCAAGGTTTCGGACTTAAAATCGAAACGTCGAACGAAGACCCTCGTTCATCCCCGACAGGTTGCCATGTATCTTTGTCGTGAACTCACGGATGCCTCATTTCCTGAAATAGGCCGAGATTTCGGGGGGAAAGATCATACGACGATTATCCACGCCTGCAAGCAAATTCAAAAATCACAAGAAACAGATTCCGTGTTACGAAATACGATTATGAGTCTGAAAGAAGAGATCGGAAAAGGTTAGCCTCCGCAGGAGTTTGGAATTATGAAGGTCACGATCCAACGGCAAGGACTGCTCACGGCCCTTCAGCGTGTTCAGGGAGTCGTCGAAAAAAGAAACACGATGCCCATCTTGGCGAATATTCTTCTAGAAGCCAAAGAAGATGGACTAGACATTCTCGCAACCGACTTAGAGTTGGCCATGCGTGGACTCTACAATGCGAAGGTGGACCAACCTGGAGCCGTTACCTTTTCGGCTCGGAAGCTGTTTGAAATATTGAAGGAGATCCGCGAACCAGAAATTCAGATTACCGTATCGGACAATTCCTGGGTGACCATCAAGGCTGGTCGGAGCGAATTTCGTGTTGTTGGTCTTCCAAGCCAGGATTTCCCCAGTCTCCCTGCCATCGAAAGGGACGGTCTTATTCCTCTTCCTTCATCCGGGCTCTTAGAATTAATCCGACATACCATTTTCGCGGTTGGTGACAACGACACTCGCTACGTCCTCAATGGAGTCTTAGTCTCCATTACCAGTGGCCCGGCCCAAAAAGCCACGATTCGACTCGTCGGTACCGATGGGCATCGACTGGCCTTGGCGGAAGAGGAAGTCTCGATCGAGCCAGGATCCCTTCCAGACAATGAGACGAAAGTGATCATTCCCAAGAAGGCTGCAGTCGAAATCCGACGACTGTTAGAAGAGGATGACAACGAACCACTGGTGGGATTTACGAAGAATATGGTCATCTTCCGGAAAAGCGGACTTGTCCTGACATCGCGTGTCATGGAAGGCGCCTATCCTAATTACCAGCAGGTCGTTCCGAAAGAAGGATCCAAGAAGATTAAAGTCTCAAAGGACGATTTTGAAGGGGCCATTCGACGCGTGTCGTTGCTCTCCAAAGATAAGTCCTACGCTATTAAACTCGCCTTTACAAAAGATCGAATTCATTTATCATCAAGTAACCCTGATTTGGGAGAAGCAAACGAAGAAATCGCCGCACAACATACAGGAGACGACTTTTCAACGGGGTTTAACGCCCGCTATTTGCTAGACGTCTTGAGTGCGATAGATGGGGAATTTCTGACTTTGCAGATGGAAACCCCGCTGAGTCCGTGCTTAATCCAGGAGCACGAGAATCCCAAATTCAAAGCCGTGGTTATGCCGGTCAAAGTCTAAGAGGCTTTGGATTATCGGGAGCATCATTTACTAACTTCATCGTCAGATTTGGAATCTATGGAATCTTCCGAACTACCGGGATCAGGGGACGTACATGTCGGGAGCTCTGGTGAACCGTCAGAGCACTATCATGCCGATCAAATACGCGTGTTAGAAGGATTAGAGGCGGTGCGCAAACGCCCGGCCATGTACATTGGCAGTACTGGGCCAGATGGATTACATCACCTTGTTTACGAAGTGGTCGATAACAGTGTTGACGAGCACATGGCAGGGTTCGGCAAAGAGATCCATGTGACGATCCAAATCGATGGCAGCGTGGTCGTTTCCGATAATGGGCGGGGGATTCCCACCGGCATGCATTCTTCTCAGAAGAAATCGGCCGCAGAGGTAGCGCTCACCGTCCTTCACGCCGGAGGCAAGTTTGAACAGGGGGCGTACACGGTATCCGGAGGCCTCCACGGGGTGGGAATTTCTGTCGTCAATGCCTTATCAGAATGGTTAGAACTTGAAATCTGGCAGAACGAGCAGGTGTTCGAACAACGGTACCTTCGCGGGGTGCCAACCGATACGCTGACGACAACGGGGAAGACCAAAAAACGAGGAACCAAAATTACTTTCATGCCCGATGCGCAGGTCTTCGAAACGGTCGAGTTTAGCTTTGATGTCCTGGCGCGCCGGCTTCGGGAACTGGCGTTCTTGAATAAAGGGCTCGCGATCTACCTTGTCGATCAACGGCAAGGCAAAGAAAAAGAGCAAGAATTCTGTTACGAAGGTGGGATCGTGTCGTTCGTCGAACACCTCAATGAAGCCAAGACACCATTACATAAACCCATCGTCATCGAGACCGAGAGATCGGAAATGATTCTCGAGGTAGCGCTGCAATTCAACGTGGGGTATGCCGAACACCTGTTCTCTTTCGCCAACAATATCAATACGCGAGAAGGGGGCACTCATCTCATTGGCTTTAAGGCAGCGCTCACCAGGACCATTAATTCGTACGCCTCCGCCAATGATTTATTGAAGAAGGAAGTCGAATCCCTTTCCGGTGACGATGTCCGTGAAGGGTTGACGGCTGTCGTGAGCGTGAAAGTTCGCAACCCACAATTCGAAGGGCAAACCAAAGCTAAGCTTGGTAATAGCGAAGTCAAGGGAGTCGTAGAAGCAGCGGTCAACGAAGCGCTCGGGCGTTATTTTGAGGAAAATCCTCCAGTTGCCAAAAAAATCGTCGGAAAGGCCATTGATGCCGCGCGGGCACGGGAAGCTGCCAGGAAAGCGAAAGAGTTGATTCGTAGGAAAGGAGCCCTTGATGGTGGCTCGCTTCCAGGTAAGCTTGCCGACTGTTCCGAAAAAGATCCAGCGTTAAGCGAACTGTTTATCGTCGAGGGAGATTCGGCCGGTGGCTCGGCCAAACAAGGTCGGGATCGAAAATTTCAGGCCATCCTCCCACTCAAAGGCAAGATCCTCAACGTTGAAAAGGCCCGTTTCGACAAGATGCTCTCCAGCGAAGAGATCCGGACGCTTATCATGGCTCTGGGCACGGGAATAGGGCGAAGACGTGAAGAGGCAGAAAAGGGAAAGGATGATAAGGAAGTGTTTGACATCAACAAAACCCGTTATCACAAGATCATTCTGATGACGGATGCCGATGTCGATGGCAGTCATATTCGAACCCTCCTCTTAACATTCTTATTCCGTCAAATGCATGAGTTAGTCGAACGAGGCTATATCTACATTGCTCAACCTCCGCTCTACAAAGTGAAAAAGGGGAAGGTTGAACAGTATCTCAAGGATGATGGTGCGCTTAACGATTATCTGTCTTTACTGGCTGTCGAGGAAGTCGAAGTCTTTGTTGAAGGAGAGCAGGCGTTCATCACCCAAACGGACTTACTGCCGATCCTGAAGAATCTTCTCGCATTCGAA
The genomic region above belongs to Nitrospirales bacterium and contains:
- the dnaA gene encoding chromosomal replication initiator protein DnaA, coding for MNKLDSSTVDLQHTWSQVLDFLQPRVGGEVLETWFNPLLYEGINGKKARISVPNKFFGEWLSRNYLAVLTEAIQVVGAVSGPVEVDFIVRESNEDPYSQSGAPIRNPPRDPQSVLNRNKKSPLPNPKYTFDNFVVGASNQFAHAASRAVAESPALAYNPLFIYGGVGLGKTHLLHSIGNYVAQNGELRIAYVTTEQFTNEVINSIRYDKMIELRRRYRNVDMLLIDDIQFLAGKERTQEEFFHTFNSLYEARKQIVLSSDRFPKEMPSMEERLRSRFEWGLIADLQQPDVETRIAILRKKSEEEGVGISEEVIQLLAANLKSNIREIEGALIRLGAYASLTGQVITVEMTKNVLRDLLGGKRNVITIEDIQEAVANRFHVKVSDLKSKRRTKTLVHPRQVAMYLCRELTDASFPEIGRDFGGKDHTTIIHACKQIQKSQETDSVLRNTIMSLKEEIGKG
- the dnaN gene encoding DNA polymerase III subunit beta, with protein sequence MKVTIQRQGLLTALQRVQGVVEKRNTMPILANILLEAKEDGLDILATDLELAMRGLYNAKVDQPGAVTFSARKLFEILKEIREPEIQITVSDNSWVTIKAGRSEFRVVGLPSQDFPSLPAIERDGLIPLPSSGLLELIRHTIFAVGDNDTRYVLNGVLVSITSGPAQKATIRLVGTDGHRLALAEEEVSIEPGSLPDNETKVIIPKKAAVEIRRLLEEDDNEPLVGFTKNMVIFRKSGLVLTSRVMEGAYPNYQQVVPKEGSKKIKVSKDDFEGAIRRVSLLSKDKSYAIKLAFTKDRIHLSSSNPDLGEANEEIAAQHTGDDFSTGFNARYLLDVLSAIDGEFLTLQMETPLSPCLIQEHENPKFKAVVMPVKV
- the gyrB gene encoding DNA topoisomerase (ATP-hydrolyzing) subunit B, whose protein sequence is MRVLEGLEAVRKRPAMYIGSTGPDGLHHLVYEVVDNSVDEHMAGFGKEIHVTIQIDGSVVVSDNGRGIPTGMHSSQKKSAAEVALTVLHAGGKFEQGAYTVSGGLHGVGISVVNALSEWLELEIWQNEQVFEQRYLRGVPTDTLTTTGKTKKRGTKITFMPDAQVFETVEFSFDVLARRLRELAFLNKGLAIYLVDQRQGKEKEQEFCYEGGIVSFVEHLNEAKTPLHKPIVIETERSEMILEVALQFNVGYAEHLFSFANNINTREGGTHLIGFKAALTRTINSYASANDLLKKEVESLSGDDVREGLTAVVSVKVRNPQFEGQTKAKLGNSEVKGVVEAAVNEALGRYFEENPPVAKKIVGKAIDAARAREAARKAKELIRRKGALDGGSLPGKLADCSEKDPALSELFIVEGDSAGGSAKQGRDRKFQAILPLKGKILNVEKARFDKMLSSEEIRTLIMALGTGIGRRREEAEKGKDDKEVFDINKTRYHKIILMTDADVDGSHIRTLLLTFLFRQMHELVERGYIYIAQPPLYKVKKGKVEQYLKDDGALNDYLSLLAVEEVEVFVEGEQAFITQTDLLPILKNLLAFEDLLNRFGKKQYQTGILRAFVDQPTLSRDLLKNRSQLEAVVTEVKQTLEKAYPGSRILLEIQDEEEHDTHSVVCRVPTNGMLHTLTVTHDLVGSADFRELQKLSPTAMGLGKPPYKMKVKGVESAFATSNDLVQAILAAGKKGLSLQRYKGLGEMNPGQLWETTMNPETRALMQVKLEDMTGVDEIFTILMGDEVEPRRNFIQQHALEVRNLDV